AAAATCATAAAATGAATACATTTAGAAatgttagttttttaaaatgtgaatgttCAGTGTAAAAAGACCAGTAATCCACTTTTGAGGCACGCATTGTCTCCTGGTTTGTGAACAGAGCACCGTGTGCAAACATGCAGTGACACTCCTGTGTCTTGGAGGCCTTCGGTGGCCTTCCCTTGTGTCAGGCCTAGAAAGTGCTGGCAGTGCAGAGCGAGGGATCTTGTTTCCCAAGCATAGCCAATTAGACATTTTGGGGTCACGTACATTGAGGGATGCTTTCTTTCTCCCAGCAGTGTGAATGCTGACCCTTCATGGAGTAAAGGACAACGTTCAAAGAAGCTCTCAGGAAGAAAGCAGACTAAGTCCACAGGCACCCATGTTTCTTCCCATCTGAGAAGCAGCAGCCATGCCCAGCCGGTTGCAGGTAAACCTCCAGAAAGTATTTCCACCCAGCGAAGACCCGAGCAGCATGTCCTCGGGGGTCAGGGAGCCTCGGGTCTCAGGTTGTTTCTAGACTTTCAGTCGCTGAGGATTATGAAGGAAGATGCTGATGAGGATAGTGCCAGTGACCTGTCAGACTCGGAGAGGGTGGCCATTCCTCCTTCACCCCTCACGCCTCCAGACCTCCGTCTCCGAGCTGAAGAAATCGATCCCGTATCCTTCGACCTTCACCCAGACCCGAGCCAGGCAAAGGCTGAGTACTGTTACCCTGACTTCCTCCCACCGCCGTTCAGCTCCTGGGACCTCCAGGATATGGCCGTGCTTCTGAACACGGAGTGCAGGAGTGGGGCCGTGGCCCGAGCCGCGGGCCCCCTCGGCAAGTACATCGACAGGCTCCTCCAGCTCGAGTGGCTGCAGGTGCAGACTGTGCAGTGGGAAAAGGCCAGGGCCACCAAAGCAAGGTCTCTGGGTGTCCCTGGGCCCTCGGGGGCTCTGAGAAGCCCTGGGAGAAGTAAGCTGCTTGCTGGCGCTCTGTCCAAGCCCTTACCTCCCTCAGCAGGGGCTTCAAAGGCAGGCCCTTCACGAAAGAAAGGTTTCCACCAGGGTGAAGCCCACCCATCCTGCTGTGCATCTGAGCCTTCTCCCAGACCTGAGGACGTGCCGGCTCGCACCAGGCTTGGTTTTCAGAAACAGATCCCCGAAGTGAGGAAAGAAGTGAGGAAGAAATTAAGCAAGGGTGCCATGCCCCAGCCCAGGGATCTGCCCTACAGGAATGGCAGCCCTGGGATGGAAGCCAATGGGAACATCCGGATTCCCAAACAGGCCCCCATGCTTCTGGACCCAGTGGACTCTCACGGGGCCCCCAGAACACAGGCGCATGCAGAGCTGAAGAAGAAGGGGACTGCAGCTGGCTGTGGACTCGCCGCCTCATCCAGGGAGAAGAAACTCAAAACGAATGGAACCAAGCCAAGTGCACGCAGGTCAGAGCCATCTCTGACACGATGAGCGGCAGAGGCCCGCCGATGTCGAGCGTTTCCAGAAGTGTGACAGCTCACTTCCCAAGTCCACTGGCTCTATGGTCCTCACTGCCCGCCCCATCTCAGTCCTTTCAGAGATCTCAGTAAggttcaatcagtctctctccctATTGACAGACTTAAGCATTTGAGCATCCCAAAGTATATGCTGCACAGAGAAATAGAACAGTGATGCTAGCCACCTCTCTCCAAGCTGACTGATGGCTTCTCCCCCATTTACACTTGCACAGATGTATAGAAAACATTACatactgctttattttttaatattttatttattatctatcgattggtctgtttatttatttgcaaacagaatgggtgcaccaggttctcttgccacagcaaacaaatccaggtgtatgtgccactttgagcatctggctttatgtgggtcctagagaattgaagcctgcctggcaggctttgcaagcaagctcctttaattgctgagccatctctccagccccccatactGCTTTAAATGACAGTAAATCCTAATGTCTGTCATAAGGCCCTTCTGGCCTATTGCCTCTCTTTGCTTTTGCATAAACTCTGAGCCAAGTTTCTGTCACCTGCCACCCTCTCTCCTCCCAGGAGAAACCACAATCCCTTCCCAGTTAGAAGAACACGAGTTTCTATTTTGAGCAATCATTTATCTAAGTTGTTTACTCTACAAGGCAATGACATCTAGAACTTTGCTGAATTTATCTGGCATCTTTAGGGGACATTTAAGTTTAGGGGTGGTGATGAAGTCCATTCTCTAAACTGAGTTTGAAATCATTTGAAGATTTTCCACTTAGGAAGTCCATCAGCCTCAGCCTCACTCTGGAGCTCTGTGGTGCGTCTACCTTGGGGAAACACAGAGATCTCTGTGTAAATCCTGTATGGGAGGGTCCTGCAGTAGGCTGAAGCCGTGGATCTGCAGTAATGTAGGTTACCACGTTACTCACCTGGAACCCAGGTCCTGTGGTCCTTGGTCAAAACAGTGATCTATTTCTATTTGCAAGAGCAGAGTTTTGTAATCTTTCTTGGGGCAGGGTTGGAAAGGACAGTGTCCAAATAAGTGTGTGTGAATGAAGCTGCTAGAGAAGTGTGTGCTCAGCCCTTTTTATCAGGCCCGTGGCTTCCTGGCCCTCCCAGGGGCGTCCTCAGCTACCACTTGGTCCTCTCTGCTGCTTCTGCAGCTATGCTGAGCTTGTGACAGGTGGCTCTACTGACTTCAGTTAGTCTACCCCTGGAAACAACAGCTGCATTGTTTTACATGTGGGCATGCATGAGTCTATTCTTCTCACCTTTAGGGCACATGAGACACTTAACACACTGCATTTGACAATACCTAACGGCTTGTGGACTCCGTGCAGCATCAGTTGGCATCAGGAACACATATTGTGAAAGCACATTTGAATCACACTGAACAACACAGGTGTTATTTTTGATCACAGCCTTTTTCTTTCGGGGATTTGTTCTCAGGTTCTCTTTCATTCGTTTGCATACACCCTACAGAGGAGGCAGTCTTATACTAGGGCCTCACACCATTACATGGGACCAAAAGATGTACATAGACGCTCAGGCATTGCCTCCACAGTCCTCAAACATCCTTGCCCTCGGTATATGCACCATGTTGGGAAAACAGCTCTAGTCTCCCTTCTCTTCGCTGTGGTCCCTGAATGGTGCCCATGtgcccagcttcctgctccttggCGCATAGAATAGTTCATCCCCCATGGCCAGCACCTCCCTTGTTCTTCCATGGCAAGTTTTTAATGCATCACTTTAGTAAATTTCATGGCCATCAAATAATTATGAGCATGACATCACAtacgtgtgtacatgtgtactcCCATAGTAGCTCTAAAGGTGCCAGGCTGGGGAGCTCTTTGCCAAGGAGCACAGCCATGAGCGTGTTCTTAGAGACGTTGAACAGGCAGGGGGAGACATCCTCTCCTCTGTTGGCTGAATGTGTGTCTGAGCTGAAGACTGGCATGATCATGACAGTCAGAGATAATGTCTCACACATTTGATCTCAGCTCTTTTACTTAAAGTTGGCTCCCTACTCTGGGAAATAATGTCCAGTGTTCAGAATGTCCTAGAAGCCTGAAGAAGAGACTTTGTTTACTGTTTGCCTCAGGTTGGTTGGTTGTGTTAACCAGCTTCGTTGGGCTAGATCAGAGCTCCAAATAGACAGTGTCTCTTTCTAAATTTAGAGAATTGACATaagcacagttttgttttttaatctagtATACATGTCCCACACACCTCAGTGCACTGAGTGTTGTAGGTAAGAATCTTGACATGTTCAAGTGGATGCCATTACAAGTTGAATTATAAGCTCATTTAATTCGAGCCCACAGTGTCCTGCTAGTTTAGCGACAAAAGTCATTGTACTTCTGAGAAGTGCCTCTCATTTGTTTACACATATCTCGAAGTTAAACCATCCGAAGTAAAACCTAAGAggaatataagtaaaaatatttcaggCTTAGAATCAGTGAGTTGGAAAAGTTGTAGAAAGATCACAAAGCTGTAACAGCATTTGTGTATTACTTTGGTCTTTAAATGACCAAAAGGGTTTGTCCCTAATTGAGCGGCGGTGGAATTAGAGGACTGGCAAGCTgtgggtgggagggggagaggcgGCGTCAGTCCTCAGAATGCGAAGGAACAACAAAAGATGGTTGCACTAGTTACTTGGCCTACTGGGTTACTTTCTAGAAAGATAAGCATTGTGACCTTACATGATAAGTGCTGCCGGTTTCCTCTTTCATTATGCTCACTGACCTGATGAGTTAGCTGGAAATATGGCAGTACTGTATCTCAAGGCAGCAGACACAGTATTTGTTATTTATGTACATGTACAAAGCACTATTAAAATGGCCTGAAAATATTCAGCATGTTTACTTGCTGTCGTTATGCTTGTATGTTTGGTTTCATATGCAACAGCAGACTTCAAGATTTTTGTGAAGTTGGATCTTTCCTTGAGGTCAATTAAACAGCAGAACATATAATCTGGACTTTTCTTGTACCATGTTCTTTTATTTAATGGAGTTTTCTTTGTTATCCTTTATTTCTGCCTGGTTATTTCAAAAGATTTCTTGGGATGAAATTCTGCTCCAGCTCTGATTCTGTGAGCATCATGTGGTTTAGTGTCACTCAGCAGGTCAGAGGAGCATCTCTGGGAATTGCTTgagatcccctcacctggctgccTCACAAGCTGTTGAGATCCCCCCACCTGGCTGCCCTTACAAGGTGTTgagatcccctcacctggctgccTCACAAGCTGTTGAGATCCCCCCACCTGGCTGCCCTCACAAACTGTTGAGATCCCCTCGCCTGGCTGCCCTCACAAGGTTTTgagatcccctcacctggctgccTCACAAGCTGTTGAGATCTCCTCGCCTTGCTACCCTCACAAGCTGTTgagatcccctcacctggctgccCTCACAAGGTGTTgagatcccctcacctggctgccCTCACAAGCTGTTgagatcccctcacctggctgccCTCACAAGGTGTTGAGATCCCCTCGCCTTGCTGCCCTCACAAGGTGTTgagatcccctcacctggctgccCTCACAAGGTGTTgagatcccctcacctggctgccCTCACAAGCTGTTgagatcccctcacctggctgccCTCACAAGGTGTTGAGATCCCCGCACCTGGCTGCCCTCACAAGCTGTTgagatcccctcacctggctgccCTCACCAGGTGTTgagatcccctcacctggctgccCTCACAAGCTGTTgagatcccctcacctggctgccCTCACAAGCTGTTgagatcccctcacctggctgccCTCACAAGCTGTTgagatcccctcacctggctgccCTCACAAGCTGTTgagatcccctcacctggctgccCTCACAAGCTGTTgagatcccctcacctggctgccCTCACAAGGTGTTgagatcccctcacctggctgccCTCACAAGCTGTTgagatcccctcacctggctgccCTCACAAGCTGTTgagatcccctcacctggctgccCTCACAAGCTGTTgagatcccctcacctggctgccCTCACAAGGTGTTgagatcccctcacctggctgcgCTCACAAGGTGTTGAGATCCCCTCGCCTTGCTGCCCTCACAAGGTGTTgagatcccctcacctggctgccCTCACAAGCTGTTGAGATCCCCTCGCCTTGCTGCCCTCACAAGGTGTTgagatcccctcacctggctgccCTCACAAGGTGTTgagatcccctcacctggctgccCTCACAAGCTGTTGAGATCCCCTCGCCTTGCTGCCCTCACAAGGTGTTgagatcccctcacctggctgccCTCACAAGCTGTTGAGATCCCCTCGCCTTGCTGCCCTCACAAGGTTTTGAGGTCCCCTCACCTTTCTACCTTCAGTCAGTTGATGACAAACAGGTTTCATCCACTAGGTGGCGAGAAAGCCTTTTCAAATAGTGGTGAATTCCTCTTGTCCGTGTTTTTCCTAAAGCTTTGTACTGGAATCAAAAAGATTGGGAGCAAAAAGGGCTGTTTGACTTCCGACACAGAGCAGGTTCTTCGTTTACCTTCGCTTCGTCAGAGAACAGAGGATGTGTCACGAGGCGAATGCTCTGGAGTCATCATCCACTAATACGCTCACATTGCAAAGGACTGTCCTGCACAAGGAGAGAATAATGCTTACTGAAGTAACGCGAGTATTGACTAAAAAAATCTTCATAGAAGACCTTCATGTCATAAGACACTATTTAAACATGCCTGTGCTTATCAATTTATATTTAAGCAATCAAcactaaaatatatatagatgTTAAAATGAGATTGTCACAAATGCAATTGCTCTAGCTTGAATGAGATTTTAAACTGTTGAGACTCACAGAATGACACTCCAAAGTGTGGTGCTGAGcagtgttaggtcaggatgggctcccgagatggagtcaccaaggacagtaaaatggtgacagaggcatgggGAAGTGGATTAtctacattcctcaagaaaccacctggtGGTCATtctcccctccttgcctaacaatgccccaggtcattgTTTCCTGCCCTGTTGTCTCATAGTCACCTGGCCagtgttctggtgtcacaccttAGCTGTATAAAATGGTTAATGATCTCCCTTAAAGGAACTTTTCCATTCAGCttaacaaaggagttcttttcccttcctcaccttcccccaactgagaAAGCCCTAGAAAACCCACTCCCTGAGA
Above is a window of Jaculus jaculus isolate mJacJac1 chromosome 8, mJacJac1.mat.Y.cur, whole genome shotgun sequence DNA encoding:
- the Fam217b gene encoding protein FAM217B isoform X1; amino-acid sequence: MSDSNQERSSVNADPSWSKGQRSKKLSGRKQTKSTGTHVSSHLRSSSHAQPVAGKPPESISTQRRPEQHVLGGQGASGLRLFLDFQSLRIMKEDADEDSASDLSDSERVAIPPSPLTPPDLRLRAEEIDPVSFDLHPDPSQAKAEYCYPDFLPPPFSSWDLQDMAVLLNTECRSGAVARAAGPLGKYIDRLLQLEWLQVQTVQWEKARATKARSLGVPGPSGALRSPGRSKLLAGALSKPLPPSAGASKAGPSRKKGFHQGEAHPSCCASEPSPRPEDVPARTRLGFQKQIPEVRKEVRKKLSKGAMPQPRDLPYRNGSPGMEANGNIRIPKQAPMLLDPVDSHGAPRTQAHAELKKKGTAAGCGLAASSREKKLKTNGTKPSARRSEPSLTR
- the Fam217b gene encoding protein FAM217B isoform X2, whose protein sequence is MSDSNQERSVNADPSWSKGQRSKKLSGRKQTKSTGTHVSSHLRSSSHAQPVAGKPPESISTQRRPEQHVLGGQGASGLRLFLDFQSLRIMKEDADEDSASDLSDSERVAIPPSPLTPPDLRLRAEEIDPVSFDLHPDPSQAKAEYCYPDFLPPPFSSWDLQDMAVLLNTECRSGAVARAAGPLGKYIDRLLQLEWLQVQTVQWEKARATKARSLGVPGPSGALRSPGRSKLLAGALSKPLPPSAGASKAGPSRKKGFHQGEAHPSCCASEPSPRPEDVPARTRLGFQKQIPEVRKEVRKKLSKGAMPQPRDLPYRNGSPGMEANGNIRIPKQAPMLLDPVDSHGAPRTQAHAELKKKGTAAGCGLAASSREKKLKTNGTKPSARRSEPSLTR